In Lagopus muta isolate bLagMut1 chromosome 6, bLagMut1 primary, whole genome shotgun sequence, one DNA window encodes the following:
- the CDAN1 gene encoding codanin-1 — MAAVLELLLSEEVAVGAVVRWLRRAPGQRPAEENHIHDKLVSFSLLQKDFVPFLLNFLREQTSQILTNGPSTPAKTPNSKAHRSQRTGPERRAGHATSSRVQLFSQRTSVTSCTTDTSFSPAAASSGSSSYSGSNLSSPCSDFPSVVSSSSPSFGYSPVLTHSEKRSAQKANLGSFLAAAPEALPARRGRRKGSSSISASGRQVARDLGRSLAEEEDGKNESASWSGGRRKRSEVPLVAARTPPSQLNLNNLEEFPPMGTASGWTNKSKPSRRINPTPVSAERPLSKPKMCFTSTPVSQSPAARFSAGSSSEAFTTVQEGSPTCSSLQEEREMLKKERCKLLHQTSSAGISPDPGTPTKPTYTRSASLPAESHLVTCADPAKVSCKKQLECLAQLYSSCIAENLVPNIFLEVFFVLQLLTSKGTSASEEEESDLEVNEGSKDASGRQHFRSVHNCVYFAVQVLDYQYEIISHLEKGTLKFLAENERIAAFSPTLHERLKQAYESSTAKVSLLLPCSVQSVSFQPETDNRSNFPSDRAFHIFKKQRDIFYELLREWEDNHEKPGWDFERVLGSKIRAMMAHLSATCNHSHFARLFQKQLTQMCKDPIGGGVSWGDTPDQDVLNMLGPDNLSRLKRLQERFVVPQSIRGPCPPPSFPGCQQFFRDFILSAGSYQFNQHLVDSLCLKILELDGLTLVEHEHSDGETDMDEQDEKKRFTVVLLSLRLLAKFLGFLVFLPYRTVEQPTRDLQDTAVALRNQTLPVLDILKLLRRSIRNQRSVLTIPWIVEFLSLVDHIAPFLDYYRKVFCLLLQVYRLMVLSEDKEMSFLNKLLILAVLGWLFQVPSVPEELFFATDVRQEGLVMDIATSAQALDSVPLVDQQLLYTCCPYLGELRKLLASFVAGSGVKNGGFIRKITPTAAESLAPKTSITQRKLQVELEQAFFHNQPPSLRRTVEFVAERVGSNCVKHIKATLVAELVQRAEVMLQDKVKEEDANHDKLLEEVCAHLYDEGAQALIKGREFCKKKGPEAVRVLLPEETSAAVLSSAEDIAVELATEKACGWLSANIAALIKREVKATFNRMLKVPGLPLPNEDPVELRRDCSPGCLHRAPFPSQIINEIKDVLCIAVGPRDEGEVIDVGWLECLLGRLSQTLRCRKFMCPTSEQQLAKCTVELASLLVSGRVPLSLGIKPPEESAERLRVKNNPTYDLLKLLLSVWKEDFGTTVPVQLMFSRKNIGYLAEVKQQEWDLFHFILHGLVEYDLMRTSEIESCLRSLEEFPWPSDFLKALGSISSLFLSEHLMEEPRSNPCELTRQSLGTVTAQS; from the exons ATGGCGGCGgttttggagctgctgctgagcgaGGAGGTGGCGGTCGGCGCCGTGGTGCGGTGGCTGCGGCGCGCGCCGGGACAGCGCCCGGCTGAG GAGAATCACATCCATGACAAGCTGGTATCGTTCAGTTTGCTTCAGAAGGACTTTGTGccttttctgctgaattttttAAGGGAGCAGACCAGCCAGATACTGACTAATGGACCCTCCACTCCTGCTAAAACTCCCAATTCCAAGGCCCACAGGAGCCAAAGGACAGGACCAGAAAGGAGAGCAGGCCATGCGACTAGCAGCCGAGTGCAGCTCTTTTCCCAAAGGACTTCGGTGACGTCCTGCACCACAGACACCAGCTTTTCCCCCGCTGCTGCATCCAGTGGTTCCTCTTCCTATTCTGGGTCGAACCTGTCAAGCCCTTGCAGCGACTTCCCCAGCGTGGTGTCCAGTAGCAGCCCAAGCTTTGGGTACAGCCCTGTGCTCACCCACAGCGAGAAGCGTTCGGCTCAGAAAGCCAACCTGGGGAGCTTCCTCGCTGCTGCACCAGAGGCCTTGCCAGCAAGGCGGGGCaggaggaagggcagcagctctATCAGTGCCTCTGGACGGCAGGTTGCTCGGGACCTGGGGCGTTCCTTGGCCGAAGAGGAGGATGGAAAGAATGAAAGTGCATCGTGGAgtggagggagaaggaagcGGAGCGAAGTGCCTCTTGTTGCTGCTAGAACCCCTCCCAGCCAGCTGAATCTTAACAACCTAGAGGAGTTCCCACCCATGGGTACCGCCTCTGGCTGGACAAA CAAAAGCAAGCCATCAAGGCGAATCAACCCAACTCCTGTGAGTGCTGAACGCCCTCTTTCAAAGCCAAAGATGTGCTTCACTTCAACGCCTGTCAGCCAGTCTCCAGCTGCTCGATTTTCAGCGGGGTCAAGCTCTGAGGCCTTTACCACTGTACAAGAGGGAAGCCCGACTTGTAGCAGCCTTCAAGAGGAAAGGGAGATGCTGAAGAAAGAACG ATGCAAGTTGCTGCACCAGACATCTTCTGCAGGGATATCTCCTGATCCTGGGACTCCTACTAAGCCCACTTACACTCGCAGTGCTAGCCTTCCTGCTGAAAGCCATCTGGTGACCTGCGCAGATCCTGCAAAGGTTTCCTGCAAGAAGCAGTTGGAGTGTCTGGCACAGCTCTACTCATCGTGTATAGCAG aaaacCTGGTACCAAATATTTTcctggaggttttttttgttctgcaacTTCTAACATCTAAAGGAACTTCTGcttcagaggaagaagaaagtgacCTTGAAGTCAATGAAGGAAGTAAAG ATGCATCAGGGAGGCAGCACTTCCGAAGTGTGCACAATTGCGTGTACTTCGCTGTTCAGGTCTTGGATTATCAATATGA AATTATTTCCCATTTAGAAAAGGGGACACTGAAGTTCTTGGCAGAAAATGAACGGATTGCAGCTTTTTCTCCCACCCTGCATGAGAGGCTCAAACAGGCGTAtgaaagcagcactgccaaG gtgtctctgctgctgccatgctcTGTGCaatctgtttctttccagcCAGAAACTGACAATCGTTCTAACTTTCCCAGTGACAGAGCATTTCAcatatttaagaaacaaag GGATATCTTTTATGAACTGCTGCGTGAGTGGGAGGATAACCATGAAAAACCTGGTTGGGACTTTGAAAGAGTTCTGGGCAGCAAAATCAG GGCCATGATGGCTCACCTGTCTGCAACCTGCAACCACAGCCATTTTGCCAGGCTCTTTCAGAAGCAGCTCACCCAG ATGTGTAAAGATCCTATTGGTGGTGGTGTGAGCTGGGGAGACACTCCAGACCAGGATGTCCTTAATATGCTGGGTCCTGATAATCTGAGCCGTCTGAAGAGGTTGCAGGAAAGATTTGTTGTTCCTCAGAGCATCAGGGGACCTTGCCCACCTCCTTCATTCCCAGGGTGCCAGCAGTTCTTCAGGGACTTCATCCTCAGCGCAGGAAG TTACCAGTTCAATCAGCACCTGGTCGATAGCCTGTGCCTGAAGATACTTGAGCTAGATGGCCTTACTCTGGTGGAGCATGAGCACAGTGATGGGGAAACAGATATGGATGAACAG GATGAAAAGAAGCGTTTCACTGTGGTACTGCTAAGCTTGAGACTCCTTGCCAAGTTCCTGGGCTTTCTTGTATTCTTGCCATATCGCACTGTGGAACAACCAACTAGAGACCTGCAAGACACTGCAGTAGCATTGAGGAACCAA ACTTTGCCTGTGCTGGACATATTGAAGCTTCTGAGACGATCCATTCGGAATCAGCGTTCTGTCCTCACTATTCCTTGGATTGTGgagtttctttctcttgtggATCATATTGCTCCTTTCCTTGATTACTATAGGAAGGTATTTTGTCTTTTGCTGCAGGTATACAG GCTAATGGTCCTTTCTGAAGACAAAGAGATGAGTTTCCTGAACAAACTGCTGATCCTTGCAGTTCTGGGTTGGCTTTTTCAG GTTCCATCGGTCCCTGAAGAATTGTTTTTTGCCACAGATGTCAGGCAGGAGGGATTGGTGATGGATATTGCGACATCTGCTCAGGCTTTG GACTCTGTCCCCTTGGTGGATCAGCAGTTACTTTATACCTGCTGCCCCTACCTTg GAGAGCTGCGGAAACTACTTGCCTCTTTTGTGGCTGGTAGTGGAGTAAAAAATGGTGGCTTTATAAGGAAAATCACTCCAACAGCTGCAGAGTCCTTGGCACCAAAGACTTCCATTACACAACGGAAACTGCAG GTAGAGCTGGAACAGGCCTTCTTCCACAACCAGCCTCCCTCTCTGCGGAGAACAGTTGAGTTTGTGGCAGAGAGAGTGGGATCAAACTGTGTTAAGCACATCAA GGCGACATTGGTAGCAGAGCTGGTTCAAAGGGCTGAAGTCATGTTGCAGGATAAAGTGAAGGAGGAGGATGCTAATCATGATAAGCTGCTTGAAGAGGTGTGCGCTCATCTGTATGATGAAGGAGCCCAGGCACTTATCAAAGGCAGAGA attttgcaaaaagaaaggtCCTGAGGCGGTAAGGGTCTTATTGCCCGAAGAAACATCTGCAGCA GTTTTGAGCAGTGCAGAAGACATTGCAGTGGAGCTGGCTACTGAGAAGGCCTGTGGCTGGCTTTCTGCTAACATTGCAG cACTGATTAAAAGAGAAGTGAAGGCAACATTCAACAGAATGCTGAAAGTCCCAGGACTTCCCTTGCCCAATGAGGATCCTGTGGAGTTGAGAAGGGACTGCTCCCCGGGCTGTCTGCACCGTGCGCCATTTCCCTCTCAAATAATCAATGAGATTAAG GATGTGCTCTGCATTGCTGTGGGCCCACGGGATGAAGGGGAAGTGATTGATGTTGGCTGGCTGGAGTGCTTGCTGGGTCGACTGAGTCAGACGCTTCGGTGCAGAAAG ttcaTGTGTCCCacatcagaacagcagctggCAAAGTGCACGGTTGAGTTGGCTTCTTTGCTGG TTTCAGGTCGTGTTCCTCTTAGTCTTGGGATCAAGCCCCCAGAGGAGAGCGCCGAGAGGCTCCGAGTAAAGAATAATCCCACATATGACcttctgaaactgctgctttctgtctggAAGGAGGACTTTGGGACAACTGTTCCTGTGCAGCTGATGTTCAGCAGGAAGAACATTGGCTATCTTGCAGAAGTGAAGCAGCAAGAG tgggaTTTGTTCCATTTCATCCTTCATGGTCTTGTAGAATATGATCTAATGCGGACCAGTGAAATAGAGAGTTGCTTGCGTAGCCTTGAAGAGTTCCCTTGGCCCTCA GACTTCTTAAAAGCTCTGGGCAGCATTTCCAGTTTATTTCTATCGGAACATCTTATGGAAGAGCCCAGGAGTAACCCCTGTGAGCTGACCAGACAATCTCTAGGTACCGTGACAGCACAAAGTTAG
- the LOC125694801 gene encoding myb-related transcription factor, partner of profilin-like isoform X2 translates to MAEDSPKRRKANFNEAETEVLIEQVLKHERLLFAAGPGRASPGQKRKVWELIRHKVNPVAACPRDVEDLKKRWRDLKRRDRSKLCRLSQGGGPPGPAAALGLLLAPEELPPGAAPARRHHHHHHHHLHPRAYGSLLHAEAVPIVGGIDTLELPGAAVGEMGFNDDPGPSHQPGLEKINLKEEIVVKVVEPEESSEDMAVVPPSQEQLPYLGTSGGASSGKVKAKSKGRSQADQIGITEADLVQIQQTQMQVIQSGFDSVNHNLQLLQQGMQDLSNSLSIMAHTLVAIKNVYVKNNTGPTTYTTTSTQTTAGYLSPGSPQVSPAEDRGRVQVAGSSSRSSSCSSSSTSQEPGPSEFPRPPLRTIKKEHPNGCYYFCFADM, encoded by the exons ATGGCCGAGGACTCGCCCAAGCGGCGCAAGGCCAATTTCAACGAGGCGGAGACGGAGGTGCTGATCGAGCAGGTGCTGAAGCACGAGCGGCTGCTGTtcgcggcggggccgggccgcgcctcCCCGGGCCAGAAGCGAAAGGTGTGGGAGCTGATCCGGCACAAGGTGAACCCGGTGGCCGCCTGTCCGCGCGACGTGGAGGACCTGAAGAAGCGCTGGCGGGACCTGAAGCGCCGCGACCGCAGCAAGCTGTGCCGCCTGTCTCAGGGCGGCGGGCCGCCGGGCCCCGCTGCAGCCCTCGGCCTCTTGCTGGCCCCCGAGGAGCTGCCGCCCGGCGccgcgcccgcccgccgccaccaccaccaccaccaccaccacctgcaCCCCCGCGCCTACggctccctgctgcacgccGAGGCCGTGCCCATCGTGGGCGGCATCGACACGCTGGAGCTGCCCGGCGCTGCCGTGGGGGAGATGG GATTTAACGATGATCCCGGCCCATCTCATCAACCCGGTCTTGAGAAGATAAACCTAAAAGAAGAGATAGTGGTGAAAGTGGTAGAGCCGGAGGAAAGCTCTGAGGACATGGCAGTAGTCCCACCTAGCCAGGAGCAGCTACCTTATCTGGGGACATCGGGTGGTGCTTCCTCAGGGAAGGTAAAAGCCAAATCAAAAGGCAGATCCCAGGCAGACCAAATCGGAATAACTGAAGCGGACCTAGTGCAGATTCAGCAGACCCAGATGCAGGTGATTCAGTCTGGCTTTGACAGTGTCAACCACaatcttcagctgctgcagcaaggcaTGCAGGATCTGAGTAACAGCCTCAGCATCATGGCGCATACGCTTGTTGCTATCAAAAACGTGTACGTGAAAAACAACACCGGCCCAACTACATACACCACCACCTCTACTCAGACCACAGCCGGGTACCTGAGCCCGGGTTCTCCCCAGGTTTCccctgctgaggacagaggcCGGGTGCAggtggctgggagcagcagcaggagcagcagctgcagttccAGCTCTACATCCCAGGAACCAGGTCCTTCAGAATTTCCCAGGCCCCCCCTGAGGACCATTAAGAAAGAACATCCAAACGGCTGCTACTacttctgctttgcagacaTGTAA
- the LOC125694801 gene encoding uncharacterized protein LOC125694801 isoform X1, producing MAEDSPKRRKANFNEAETEVLIEQVLKHERLLFAAGPGRASPGQKRKVWELIRHKVNPVAACPRDVEDLKKRWRDLKRRDRSKLCRLSQGGGPPGPAAALGLLLAPEELPPGAAPARRHHHHHHHHLHPRAYGSLLHAEAVPIVGGIDTLELPGAAVGEMDPVLDIAEIECQRAILGCPKCCDYVWFCVPERGGVNALKQQLQYTGIPRDRRHRAHTQRRTRFVFWNLHLSPRGGDRFNDDPGPSHQPGLEKINLKEEIVVKVVEPEESSEDMAVVPPSQEQLPYLGTSGGASSGKVKAKSKGRSQADQIGITEADLVQIQQTQMQVIQSGFDSVNHNLQLLQQGMQDLSNSLSIMAHTLVAIKNVYVKNNTGPTTYTTTSTQTTAGYLSPGSPQVSPAEDRGRVQVAGSSSRSSSCSSSSTSQEPGPSEFPRPPLRTIKKEHPNGCYYFCFADM from the exons ATGGCCGAGGACTCGCCCAAGCGGCGCAAGGCCAATTTCAACGAGGCGGAGACGGAGGTGCTGATCGAGCAGGTGCTGAAGCACGAGCGGCTGCTGTtcgcggcggggccgggccgcgcctcCCCGGGCCAGAAGCGAAAGGTGTGGGAGCTGATCCGGCACAAGGTGAACCCGGTGGCCGCCTGTCCGCGCGACGTGGAGGACCTGAAGAAGCGCTGGCGGGACCTGAAGCGCCGCGACCGCAGCAAGCTGTGCCGCCTGTCTCAGGGCGGCGGGCCGCCGGGCCCCGCTGCAGCCCTCGGCCTCTTGCTGGCCCCCGAGGAGCTGCCGCCCGGCGccgcgcccgcccgccgccaccaccaccaccaccaccaccacctgcaCCCCCGCGCCTACggctccctgctgcacgccGAGGCCGTGCCCATCGTGGGCGGCATCGACACGCTGGAGCTGCCCGGCGCTGCCGTGGGGGAGATGG ATCCCGTTCTTGACATTGCAGAAATAGAATGCCAGCGTGCAATCCTAGGCTGCCCGAAGTGCTGTGACTACGTATGGTTTTGTGTCCCAGAGAGAGGGGGCGTTAACGCGctgaaacagcagctgcagtacACAGGGATTCCCCGCGATCGGCGTCAccgtgcacacacacagcgcAGAACAAGATTTGTCTTTTGGAACCTGCATCTTAGCCCCCGCGGTGGGGACA GATTTAACGATGATCCCGGCCCATCTCATCAACCCGGTCTTGAGAAGATAAACCTAAAAGAAGAGATAGTGGTGAAAGTGGTAGAGCCGGAGGAAAGCTCTGAGGACATGGCAGTAGTCCCACCTAGCCAGGAGCAGCTACCTTATCTGGGGACATCGGGTGGTGCTTCCTCAGGGAAGGTAAAAGCCAAATCAAAAGGCAGATCCCAGGCAGACCAAATCGGAATAACTGAAGCGGACCTAGTGCAGATTCAGCAGACCCAGATGCAGGTGATTCAGTCTGGCTTTGACAGTGTCAACCACaatcttcagctgctgcagcaaggcaTGCAGGATCTGAGTAACAGCCTCAGCATCATGGCGCATACGCTTGTTGCTATCAAAAACGTGTACGTGAAAAACAACACCGGCCCAACTACATACACCACCACCTCTACTCAGACCACAGCCGGGTACCTGAGCCCGGGTTCTCCCCAGGTTTCccctgctgaggacagaggcCGGGTGCAggtggctgggagcagcagcaggagcagcagctgcagttccAGCTCTACATCCCAGGAACCAGGTCCTTCAGAATTTCCCAGGCCCCCCCTGAGGACCATTAAGAAAGAACATCCAAACGGCTGCTACTacttctgctttgcagacaTGTAA